The sequence GATGCTGGTTGTCGGGTCGTCGCTCCAGGTCAACCCGGCGGCCAAGGTGCCGCTGATCGCTGCCCAGCAGGGCGCAGTCCTGGCGATCATCAACCGTGAGCCGACTCCGCTGGATCCTCTGGCCGACTTTGTCGTGCAGGCATCGGCCGGGGCGGCGCTCTCCTATGTGGCGGATCTGCTGACCGGTTAGGCGTCTGCTGCGTACCTCATGGTCACGAACATGCTGAAGGTCGCGCACTGTGGGATCGGTGAAAGCCGTTCAAGGCAGGGGCGACCGAGTACCCCTTGAACGCTTGGAGTGGAGCGGATCGATGTCCCGAGACGACCGAGCACGATTGCTGCGCCGCCGTGTTCCTGACCCGGACTTGAGCGTGTCGGATGTGCCGCGGGGCGACATGCCGGAGCTGGACGAACAGGTGGAGCCGTACGGCGGCGCGCTGCGACACGACAGCGACACTCTGGCGCGGATCAATGCACTGAATGAGGAACGCCGCCGCCTGCTGAACGCGCAGGTGTACGGGCTTGCCGCAACAAAGCGGGCCGAGCGGCTGCGTCAGATCCAGGAGGAATTGGACCAGCTCTGGCTGAAGCGCCGGCTGGAGTTGAGCCAGCAACCGGGCGACGCCCCCGACTGGCTGGAGGGCGACTACGGGGCGAACTGAGCACGGCTACCGGCATCACCGCGGATACCGGTTTCCAAGGCCCGGCAATGCCGGGCCTTGGGTGCCAGTGTGAGTTCCTACCGCGCGTAGAACGCGATGATCAGTTCGATGTCGACCGGGATGTCCAGCTCCTCGGGATTGGGTTCCGAAATCACCCGGCCGACCGGCTGTGTGCCCTCGCGGGAGAGCCACGACGGGATCTGATGTCCGGCGTCCTGGAGTGCCTCCTGGACGTCCGGGATCTCCGCCGCCTTCTCGGTCAGCGCGATCGTATCGCCCGGGGACACCCGGTAGGAGGGGATGTCGACCCGGCGGCCGTTGACCAGCACATGCCCGTGATTCACGAGCTGGCGGGCCATGGGGCGGGTCGGGGTGAAGCCCAGCCGGTAGACGACGTTGTCCAGCCGCGACTCAAGCAGCTTGACCAGCGCGGTTCCGGTCGGCTCCTTCGACCGGCGGGCGTCCTGGAACGTCCGGCGGAACTGCTTCTCAAGCATGCCGAAATGCCGCTTCAACTTCTGCTTCTCGCGAAGCTGGCGGCCGTACTCGGTCATGCGGCGCGGGCGGGCATGGGCATGGGCGCCGGGCGGGGTCTTGAGCCGCCGCTCCAGCGAGCGCGACCGGGTACCGGTCAGGTTGATGCCCTCCCGCCTGGAGATCTTGTGCTTGGGTCCAGTGTAACGCGCCATGCTCCTCCTTGTAGGCTCGGTGCCGTTCGGCACCGTCTTGAATCGTCCTGCCTCATTGCGAGGTCATCGCTTTAGAATACCAAACGGTTGACCTTCGCGTCGCACCCGTTTGTTCGCCCGGCAGGGAGAGGGGGCCGCGATGGAGAGGATTGTCGTTCGCGGGGCCGAGCCGGAGGACGTACCGGCCATCACCGAGATTCTGAACTGCCCCGGCGTGGTCTATGGCACGCTCCAGCTCCCCTATCGCTCGGTCGCGGAGCGGCGACAACGGGGTACGGACCACGACCCTGACGTCCACCGGCTGGTGGCCGAGGTGGACGGCCGCGTGGTGGGAACCCTCGGGCTCCATGTCGAGCGCCATGCGCGGCGCCGGCACGTCGGCTCGATCGGGATGGCGGTGCACGATGAGTTTCAGGGGCGGGGCGTCGGGACCGCCCTGATGGCAGCGATGATCGACCTGGCCGACAACTGGCTCGGTCTGCACCGGGTCGAGTTGACCGTCTACGCCGACAATGCCGCGGCGATCCACCTCTACGAGAAGTTCGGCTTCGTGGTGGAAGGTCGGTTCGTCGACTACGCGTTCCGGGCCGGACAATATGTCGACGCCCTGGCCATGGCGCGGCTGCGCCCGGCGAGCCACGGTGAGGACACGGGAGCCGGGCAGGCGCCGTCCGCTTGACACCTCATGGGGAGTCAGCGGCACCGTCTCGACACGTCCCAGTTCGGGCGACGGCCCGCTGCGCGAGCAGGAGCAGTACCAGGTGAGCCGGCTGGCTCTGGTCGAGCTGAGCGTTGCTTGACGCTGTCGCCTGTTCAGGAATAGGCTTGGCTCGTCGGTCGTACGGCTGGAGGAAAATGATAGATGGCCACGAGCGGTTTCCGTCCTAAACTGGTCCTTTTCGACCTCGACGACACGCTGTGCGACCATAATGCGTCGCTGCGGCTGCGCCTTCGGATGGCGTTCGCGGAAGCTTGCCGTGGCCTGGATGATGTTGACCTGGATGCGCTGGTCGAGGCGTCGGTCGCGCGCTCCGTCTTTGGTACCGACCACTTCGCCGACATCCTGGCGCAGGTCGGAGCCGGGACACCGGAGCGGGTCGAGCGCGCGGTCGCATCCTACGTGAGCGATCGCTACCGCGGCCTGAAACTCTTCGACGAGGCGCTGGAGGTGGTCGACGCCGTGCGGCAGCACGCGCGGGTGGGGATGATCACCAACGGTCCGAGCGTGATCCAGCGCGACAAGATCGCACGCCTGCGGATCGCGGATGCCTTCCCGTTCATCCTCGTCTCGGAGGAGGTCGGAGTCTGGAAGCCGGACCCGGCAATCTTCCAGCGCGCGCTGGAGCTCGGTGAGGCGGCGCCGCACGAGGCGGTGTACGTGGGGGACAACCCGGAGCACGACGTGGCCGGCGCCCGGGCTGCGGGCCTTGCCAGCGTGTGGGTGAATCGCAACGGCCGGGAGTGGCCCGGTGGCCCGCCGCCCGATTACACGATTGCGAACCTGCGCGAGCTGCTGCCGCTCTTCGGGTTCGACGGCACCCGGTAGGCTCCGCGCGTCACCCGGCTCCTCCCCGCCAGAGGGTGGTAACGCCGGGGTGAGCCGCTGATCCGACCGGGTGCGGTGCTGCAGGGAAAGGGATAGGGATGCGCTGGCGGCAGATGTCGCGGGTGATGACGCTGTTGCTTGTAACGATCTCGCTTGCGTGCGGGGGAGCCGCCTCGGAACCGACAGCGACACCGTCGCCGACCCCGACCGAACCGCCAACCCCGACCGCGACCCCGACGCCGGAGCCGACACCCACGCTGACCCCGGAGGAACTGGCGACCTACCAGCCGAACGAGATGGGCCAGGTCATGGTCCTGATGTACCACGGCATCACCGAGGACGGCGGCGAGTACGACCGCACCCCCGACGGTTTCCGGCAGGACCTCCAGTGGCTCTACGACAACGGCTACTACGTCATCCCGATCCGCGACTACCTGACCAACCGCATCAGCGCACCGCCCGGCAAGCGCCCGGTGGTCCTGACCTTCGACGACGGCGTGGTCAGCCAGTTCCGCTACCTGGTCGACGAGAATGGCCAGAAGACGATTGACCCAAACTGCGCCGTAGGCATCCTGGAAGACTTCTTCACGCGCCACCCGGACTTCGGGCGCGGTGGGCTCTTTTCGATCCTGCCGCGGGCGCCGTTCGCCTGGCCCGACGAGCCGGAGCAACTGGAATACGCCGAGGAGAAGCTGCGCTGGCTCGTGGAGCACGGGTACGAGATTGGCAACCATACCCTGAGTCACGCCAACCTGCGCGAGTTGTCGGACGAGGAGATCAAGGCGGAGCTGGCCGGTGCGGTCGATATGATCCGCGAGTACGTGCCGGACGCTGAGGTCGAGGTGATCGCGCTGCCGTTCGGGATGTACCCGCCGGGTGGGGACGATACGCTGCTGCGCGGCTTCACCTACGAGGGCCGGGAGTACCGCTTCACCGGCGCGCTGATGGTGGGCGCCAACCCGGCACCGTCGCCGGTGGACGCGGAATTCGACCCCTTCTGGACGCCGCGGATCCAGGCCACCGAGGAGGTGCTGGCCGAGTGGTTCGCATACGCGGCAGACAACCCAGCTATAATGTATGCCAGTGATGGGAACCCGGACACGGTGACCATCCCCGACACTCTACCCGAGTGGCTGGCCGAGCGCTTCATGGAGGACCGGGCCAGCGACAAGACGGTCATCCGCTACCCCGACGTAGCCGACCGGAGAGGTGGTTAGAAAGCGCGATGACGCGACGCATAGTGATGGCGGAGGAGCTGGGGTATTGTTGGGGTGTCCGCCGCGCCCTGGAGATCATCACCGAGGCGGGCGACCCGAACAACCCGGTCGCGACCATCGGCGACGTGATCCATAACCCCCAGGTCGTGCAGCGTCTCAAGGCGCGAGGCGTGGACACCGCTGAGTCGGTCGAAGAGGCCGCGCAGCGCGGCTTCCGGCGGGTAGCGATCACGGCGCATGGCGCCGGTCCGGAGCGTGCGCGGCTGGCTGCCGAGCACGGGCTGGAGCTGATCGACACGACCTGCCCCCTGGTGACCAAGGTCCAGCGTCTCGGGCAGAAGTTGGTGCGGCAGGGGTACTTCCTGGTGGTTTATGGCGATTCCTTCCACCCCGAGGTGCGCGGGGTTCTCGCCTGGGCCGAAACCTCACGTGCCGTCGCCGCCAAGCATATCGAGGACCTGCCCTGGAACGCGCCGCGCGGGTCGACCGACCCGGACGCCAAGGTACCCCCGCGCAAGGTGGCGGTCGTCTCGCAGACGACCAAAAACGTCGACGAATTCATGGAGTTCGTCACCCAGTTGACGTCGATGGTCGCCCGCGACGGCGGTGAGATCCGGGTGTGCAACACGATCTGCGAGCCGACCTCGGAGCGGCAGAACGCGCTGCGGCGGCTGGCCGGCGAGGTCGACCTGATCCTGGCCATCGGGGGTAAGAAGAGCTCGAACACGGCTCGGCTGGCCGAGGTCGGCCGGAGCTACGGCGTGCCCAGCTACCACATCGAGAGCGAGGCAGAGATCGAGCCGGCCTGGCTCGACGGCGTCGAGGTCGTGGGCGTGACGGCCGGGGCCTCCACCCCGGACGACGTGATCGAGGGCGTGGTCGACTGGCTGGTGGGGCAGGGCTTCGCCCCGCCCGAGGATGGCATTCGCTACCGCGACCTGGACGACGTCCCGGCCTACTAGCCCCGGGCATCGCTCGGTGGAAGCGCAGCGTAGCATCCGAACGGCGGCTCGCAGGGGCCGCCGTATCGCGTAGGGACCGCGCCGGCTGCGGGCGGCGCGCTGGAGCGAGAGGAGCGGCGATGGCGGACTTGATCGAGCACGCCTCCGACGTGGCGGATGAGGCGGCTCGCCGGGCGCACCGCGCGGTCGTTCCAGGCCGGGTGCAGCGTCGCCGGGGACGGTTCTTCCTGCTCGCGTCGGCAATCGCACTGGTCGGCTACCTCTCACTCATGGTGGTGGTCCGCGCCAATAAGTCGCTCCAGGCGGATGTGGCCGCCACCATGCGCATCCAGCGGACACAGCACCCGATGCTCGTGCGGGCGATGTCCGCCGTGAGCTGGTTCGGATTCCGCCCGCAGAGCCTGATCCTGCCGGCCACGGCCATCGCAGGGGCGTGGCTGCTGCGGTTCCGCACCGAGGCCCTCTTCCTCATCGCTGCCTGGGGCGCCAGCTTCCTCAGCTTCACCACCAAGCTCTTCGTGCAGCGCCCTCGACCGGACGGCGAGCTGTTCCGCGTGGTCGAGGCGAACATCCGCGACTCGAGCTTCCCGAGCGGGCACACGCTGCACTACGTCGCGTTCTGGGGATTCTTCTCGTACCTCATCTTCACCAAGGTGCGGAACGGCGTCGTGCGCTGGGTCACGACTGGCTTCATCGCGACGATGGCGGCGCTGGTCGGGCCGTCGCGCGTCTACCTGGGCCACCACTGGCTGACCGACGTGCTCGCCTCCTACCTGCTCGGCCTGGCCTACCTGCTGGGGCTGGTGACGGTGTACCGGTGGGTCCGGTCGTGGCTCCACGCGGACAACGGACAGGACGGATAGGATGGCCGGTCCGGAGCGCCGCGCGGCTGACGGGCCGGGGAGCGGCCGGCCGATCCTGATCGCCCACCGCGGCGGCGCCCGGGGCAACGAGGAAAACACCGCCCCCGTCTTCGCCCGCACGGAGCAGATGCCTGTCGACATGGTGGAGTTCGACGTCCGCCGCACGGTCGACGGCGCACTGATCCTTGTCCACGACGCCACGGTCCACGTGGGCGGTCGCCGGTTCCACGTGGCGGAGACGCCGGTCGCTGACCTGCGCGCAGCCGTGCCGGGACTGCTGACGCTGGACGAGTTCCTCGAGCAATTCGGGAAGGTGCGCCCGTTCAACCTCGACATGAAGGCCCGCGGCTACGAAGCGGAGATCGCGGCCGCGCTCCGGCGCCACGACGTGGTGGCTCAGGCCCTGGTGTCAAGCGTCCACATCTGGAGCCTGCGGCGGCTCGGCCGGATGGTGCCTGAGCTGGCGCTGGGGCTGTCCCGCGGGCACCTCGCCTCCAGCGCACCCCCGCCGCTGCAGCCGTTGGCAGCCCGCTGGCTGCGGCTCACCCTCCTCCTGATGCTGCTGCCCGGCCTGTGGATCTCCCGGGCGCGGTCGGTGATGCTCCAGCACCGGGTGGTCACCCCGTGGCTGGTGCGTTTCCTCCGCCGGCGCGGCTACCGGGTCTTCACCTGGACCGTGGACGACCCCGGCGAAGCCGCCCGCGTTGCCCGGGCCGGGGTCGACGGCATCGCCAGCAACACGCCGCTAGATATCCGCGACGCCATCGCGAGCCGGTAGGAGCAGGATCACGCGCGTCGGACGGAGTCGCGCCTTGCCCGTAGAGAGGGCCCTCACCCCCGTCCCCTCTCCCAACGTTGGGAGAGGGGAGCCGGGCGCGAGGGACCGGCGAGGCTTTATGGGACGCTGGCGCTGGAAGCGCTACTGCGGGTGGTCCTCGGCAGGGGATTCGGAGCCGGGGAAGGCTTCCGGGTGGGCCTGGTAGCGGTAGCTGGCGATGTCCCGGGCGTCGGATGCATTGAGGAGCCGCTCCGCGGTTGTGACCTGCTCGCCTTCCTTGGCCAGGACCATCACCAGGAAGTTGCCCTGCTCGACGAGCTGCTTGTAGTGCGCGGCGAGATCCTTGGGCACGCCGAGCCCGGCCACGGAAGCGATCCAGCCGCCGGCGCCTGCGCCCACGGCCGCGCCGCCCAGCGCCGAGGCCAGCCAGCCCGCGGCCAGGAGCGGCCCCGCCCCCGGTATCGCCAGGAGCCCGGCGCCGACCAGCCCGCCCAGTACGCCGCCCACGACACCACCGCCGAGCGCGCCCGCCAGGGACGAGCTGGAGGCCTGGTCGGACGCCGCCTGTGACGGGATCTCTGCTGCGGCGTCGGTGCCGCGTGTGACGAGCGAGAGCATGTCGCGGTCGAACCCGGCACTGTGCAGGCGCTCCAGGCCGGAGCGGGCATCGTCTACCGAGGGGAAGACGCCGATCACGGTCCGGTAGCCTCCCGCCAGCGCTGCCTGGAGCTTGTCACGGTTCCATCCGCCTGTGTCACCCGGTACGGTCATGCTTTCTCCCCTTGGGGCGACGACCGGCCGGGTTTGCCCGGCACTCGTCGCACGTTGAACCACTTTGATCCGGGGGGAGGGTGCAAGGGGCGTGCCAGCCAGGGGGCTAGGCTCGATCCCCCTTCAGGATGGTGCTGGCCAGCCGGTCGGCCAGTTCCTCCAGGATCTCCTGGTCGGCCGCGCCGAAGGCGTTGAGCTGGTTCGAGTCGACGTCGATCTCGCCGAGCACCCGATCGCCCGCCAGGATCGGGACGACGATCTCGGCGCGCGTCTCGGCGAAGCACTGGAGGTAGCGCGGGTCCTTGGAGACGTCCGGTACGATGATCGACTCTCCGTGCGCGGCGGCATAGCCGCAGATCCCCTCGCCGATTGGGATGCGCACATGCTCGGTCGCAGCCGGGCCACGCCAGGCGGCCAGGACGAGATCGTTGCCCTCGACCAGGTAGATCCCGGCCCAGGTGTGGTGGGGGAGGGTTTCCGTGAGGATCGCGCAGACGCCGTCGAAGATGGCCTGCACGCTCTCGGTGCTGCGGAAGAGGTCGTTGACGCGCTCGCGGACAGTGGCGTAGTGGTCGACGCCCTTGTAGCTGGTCATGGTGCCTCCTGGGAGCGAGGCCGGGTGGACCCGGCCGCGGGCATCGTGCCGCAATTGTAGCGGTCGCCCGGCTCCCAGGGCAGGCGGCTATCGGGTGTGGAGAGCGCCGCTAGGGAGATGGCGGGGGCGAGCCGTAGCGCCACTGGTAGTAGTGGCGCCCGACGTTGCCCATCTCCACCTGCCATTCGTCCGCGTTGGCGGGCGTGTAGGTCAGCAGGCGCCGCTCGAAGGCCTGGACCAGCACCCACTGGTCGACGCCCTGCACCCGCGCGCGAACCCAGTACGGCTCGGTGATCGGGCGCCCGACCACGTAGATCGGATTCCAGGGCTGCTGCGTCAGCCAGTTATGGAACACCGCGGCGACGTTGTGTCCGGTGACCTCGTCGTAGGCTGCGAGCGTCGTGTACCCGGCCAGCGTCGGCTCCACACCGACCGCGCCGGCCTTGTTCAGGGTCTCCTGCACGGCGGCGCCGATGCGGTTGGGCGCCCGGTGGTCGTTGGCGACGGTCGCGACACCTCGCAGCGAGGCGTAGGTGGGCGCGTCGGGGTTCTGGGGAGCAGGGTCCCCCGCGACCGGGACAGCGGCCGGGCCGACCGACTGGAACGCGTTGTCCCCGATCTGGATCTCGCCGCGGATCATGTCGCGCACCAGCAGGCCATTGGTGACGAACCAGGGGCTGGTGCGGTCGCCGCCCGGGTTGGTGATCTCCATGCGGCTCTTGTCGAAGTAATAGACCTGGCGGCTGCCGCCGGGCGACTCGGCGTATGCCTCCTTCAGTGCGGCGAAGGTATCGGGTCCCCACAGCCAACTGCGCGCGTCGGCGCCCTGCGCGATGTAGCCGTCGGTCGTGCGCCAGAGGTCCTGCACCGCGCGGTCCGCGGCGGCGACGCCCGGCGGGAGCGCGGCCAGCGGCGGGGCGACGGGCACCGGGCCGGGGCGGCCTAGGCGCTCACCGTCCCCGTTGGCGGTGCGGAACGACCAGGTGCGGGAGAAGGGCGCGCCGTCGACGTGGCCCTCGACGGTGATCGTATACGTGGTGCCCGGCTCAAGCGGGCTGGTGGCGGCAATCATGTAGGTCCGTCGCGTGAGCCAGCCGTTGCCCGTCTGCGCGATCACGGGGACGGTGCGACCGTTGGCCATCAGGGTGGCGCGCTCGAAGGTCACGTTCCCCGGACCGTGGTATTTGAGCGTGATCGGGTAGCCGACGGGGTAGCTGGCGCCGGGGAAGGGGTTGGGGGCCTCACCCCAGAACCGGAGGCCGACGCCGGTGGTCCCGTCCGGCGGCCAGGCGACCCACTCCGGGGTGGCCGTGTCGCTCCAGGACGGCGCGCCGACGTCGATCACTTCGATGCGCACGTTGCCGTCGTTGACGGCGCCGAACCCGATTTCGGTGTAGCGCGGGTCGATAAGGGTCAGCCGATGGTTGATCGTTGCGATGAACCAGTCGACGCTGGCGGCCATCGAGCCGCTGATGCCGATGTTCTCGTTGACCCAGCCGGTGTAGCCAGCGGCGCGGGCGCGGTCCTGCATCGTGGCGCCGGTGAAGCCCGGCCTACCCGGCTGCTGAGCGTGCAGCCCCATTCCGGCGAGGTTGGGATCGCCGAAGTTGAGCTGGTAGTAGCGGGCGTGGCCTTGGGCCGCAGCGTCGAGGGCTGGGTGTCGCTTCATCGGCTGGAGGCCGAGCCAGGCA is a genomic window of Sphaerobacter thermophilus DSM 20745 containing:
- a CDS encoding glycerophosphodiester phosphodiesterase, with product MAGPERRAADGPGSGRPILIAHRGGARGNEENTAPVFARTEQMPVDMVEFDVRRTVDGALILVHDATVHVGGRRFHVAETPVADLRAAVPGLLTLDEFLEQFGKVRPFNLDMKARGYEAEIAAALRRHDVVAQALVSSVHIWSLRRLGRMVPELALGLSRGHLASSAPPPLQPLAARWLRLTLLLMLLPGLWISRARSVMLQHRVVTPWLVRFLRRRGYRVFTWTVDDPGEAARVARAGVDGIASNTPLDIRDAIASR
- a CDS encoding HAD family hydrolase codes for the protein MATSGFRPKLVLFDLDDTLCDHNASLRLRLRMAFAEACRGLDDVDLDALVEASVARSVFGTDHFADILAQVGAGTPERVERAVASYVSDRYRGLKLFDEALEVVDAVRQHARVGMITNGPSVIQRDKIARLRIADAFPFILVSEEVGVWKPDPAIFQRALELGEAAPHEAVYVGDNPEHDVAGARAAGLASVWVNRNGREWPGGPPPDYTIANLRELLPLFGFDGTR
- the rpsD gene encoding 30S ribosomal protein S4 — encoded protein: MARYTGPKHKISRREGINLTGTRSRSLERRLKTPPGAHAHARPRRMTEYGRQLREKQKLKRHFGMLEKQFRRTFQDARRSKEPTGTALVKLLESRLDNVVYRLGFTPTRPMARQLVNHGHVLVNGRRVDIPSYRVSPGDTIALTEKAAEIPDVQEALQDAGHQIPSWLSREGTQPVGRVISEPNPEELDIPVDIELIIAFYAR
- a CDS encoding GNAT family N-acetyltransferase, with protein sequence MERIVVRGAEPEDVPAITEILNCPGVVYGTLQLPYRSVAERRQRGTDHDPDVHRLVAEVDGRVVGTLGLHVERHARRRHVGSIGMAVHDEFQGRGVGTALMAAMIDLADNWLGLHRVELTVYADNAAAIHLYEKFGFVVEGRFVDYAFRAGQYVDALAMARLRPASHGEDTGAGQAPSA
- a CDS encoding DUF2630 family protein, which translates into the protein MSRDDRARLLRRRVPDPDLSVSDVPRGDMPELDEQVEPYGGALRHDSDTLARINALNEERRRLLNAQVYGLAATKRAERLRQIQEELDQLWLKRRLELSQQPGDAPDWLEGDYGAN
- a CDS encoding phosphatase PAP2 family protein, producing the protein MADLIEHASDVADEAARRAHRAVVPGRVQRRRGRFFLLASAIALVGYLSLMVVVRANKSLQADVAATMRIQRTQHPMLVRAMSAVSWFGFRPQSLILPATAIAGAWLLRFRTEALFLIAAWGASFLSFTTKLFVQRPRPDGELFRVVEANIRDSSFPSGHTLHYVAFWGFFSYLIFTKVRNGVVRWVTTGFIATMAALVGPSRVYLGHHWLTDVLASYLLGLAYLLGLVTVYRWVRSWLHADNGQDG
- a CDS encoding CAP domain-containing protein, with the protein product MTQHRTPPRGRSRLRTWLYLPLALLLTALPVLSAQAPVKAADPFDEVLATINTYRAWLGLQPMKRHPALDAAAQGHARYYQLNFGDPNLAGMGLHAQQPGRPGFTGATMQDRARAAGYTGWVNENIGISGSMAASVDWFIATINHRLTLIDPRYTEIGFGAVNDGNVRIEVIDVGAPSWSDTATPEWVAWPPDGTTGVGLRFWGEAPNPFPGASYPVGYPITLKYHGPGNVTFERATLMANGRTVPVIAQTGNGWLTRRTYMIAATSPLEPGTTYTITVEGHVDGAPFSRTWSFRTANGDGERLGRPGPVPVAPPLAALPPGVAAADRAVQDLWRTTDGYIAQGADARSWLWGPDTFAALKEAYAESPGGSRQVYYFDKSRMEITNPGGDRTSPWFVTNGLLVRDMIRGEIQIGDNAFQSVGPAAVPVAGDPAPQNPDAPTYASLRGVATVANDHRAPNRIGAAVQETLNKAGAVGVEPTLAGYTTLAAYDEVTGHNVAAVFHNWLTQQPWNPIYVVGRPITEPYWVRARVQGVDQWVLVQAFERRLLTYTPANADEWQVEMGNVGRHYYQWRYGSPPPSP
- a CDS encoding polysaccharide deacetylase family protein; protein product: MRWRQMSRVMTLLLVTISLACGGAASEPTATPSPTPTEPPTPTATPTPEPTPTLTPEELATYQPNEMGQVMVLMYHGITEDGGEYDRTPDGFRQDLQWLYDNGYYVIPIRDYLTNRISAPPGKRPVVLTFDDGVVSQFRYLVDENGQKTIDPNCAVGILEDFFTRHPDFGRGGLFSILPRAPFAWPDEPEQLEYAEEKLRWLVEHGYEIGNHTLSHANLRELSDEEIKAELAGAVDMIREYVPDAEVEVIALPFGMYPPGGDDTLLRGFTYEGREYRFTGALMVGANPAPSPVDAEFDPFWTPRIQATEEVLAEWFAYAADNPAIMYASDGNPDTVTIPDTLPEWLAERFMEDRASDKTVIRYPDVADRRGG
- the ispH gene encoding 4-hydroxy-3-methylbut-2-enyl diphosphate reductase, which codes for MTRRIVMAEELGYCWGVRRALEIITEAGDPNNPVATIGDVIHNPQVVQRLKARGVDTAESVEEAAQRGFRRVAITAHGAGPERARLAAEHGLELIDTTCPLVTKVQRLGQKLVRQGYFLVVYGDSFHPEVRGVLAWAETSRAVAAKHIEDLPWNAPRGSTDPDAKVPPRKVAVVSQTTKNVDEFMEFVTQLTSMVARDGGEIRVCNTICEPTSERQNALRRLAGEVDLILAIGGKKSSNTARLAEVGRSYGVPSYHIESEAEIEPAWLDGVEVVGVTAGASTPDDVIEGVVDWLVGQGFAPPEDGIRYRDLDDVPAY
- a CDS encoding GAF domain-containing protein, producing the protein MTSYKGVDHYATVRERVNDLFRSTESVQAIFDGVCAILTETLPHHTWAGIYLVEGNDLVLAAWRGPAATEHVRIPIGEGICGYAAAHGESIIVPDVSKDPRYLQCFAETRAEIVVPILAGDRVLGEIDVDSNQLNAFGAADQEILEELADRLASTILKGDRA